A part of Hemicordylus capensis ecotype Gifberg chromosome 16, rHemCap1.1.pri, whole genome shotgun sequence genomic DNA contains:
- the LOC128338374 gene encoding natriuretic peptides A-like produces MGSILPLLLLILFFASQLHDRVDAHPVYDSELGDFKALLERLEDKLEQEERESGPSQSFNEGNEEEGGEASQTLASWDGGYGRPPSEGALGRGSWQPPEGAQAAAKRRLGALFHSPRSRLSNCFGQRLDRLGSSSGLGCNRNRN; encoded by the exons ATGGGTtccattctccctctcctcctcctcattctgtTCTTTGCCAGTCAACTCCACGATAGAGTCGATGCCCATCCTGTCTACGATTCAGAACTGGGAGACTTCAAG GCCCTCCTGGAGCGTTTGGAAGACAAACTCGAGCAGGAAGAAAGGGAATCGGGGCCCAGCCAAAGCTTTAACGAAGGGAACGAGGAAGAGGGCGGAGAGGCTTCCCAAACGCTGGCTTCTTGGGACGGCGGGTACGGAAGGCCCCCCAGCGAAGGCGCCCTCGGACGCGGCAGCTGGCAGCCCCCAGAGGGGGCCCAAGCGGCAGCGAAGAGGAGGCTGGGGGCGCTCTTCCACTCACCCCGCAGCAGGCTTTCAAACTGCTTTGGCCAAAGGCTGGACAGGCTGGGCTCATCCAGTGGCCTCGGCTGCAACAGGAACAGG aACTGA